One Actinomyces marmotae DNA window includes the following coding sequences:
- a CDS encoding inorganic diphosphatase — protein sequence MEFDVTIEIPKGNRNKYEIDHETGRIRLDRMLFTSTRYPDDYGFIDETLGEDGDPLDALVLLEEPTFPGCVIRCRALGMFRMRDEKGGDDKVLCVPAADQRASWRTDIEDVSEFHRLEIQHFFEVYKDLEPGKSVEGAHWVGRDEAEAEIRRSYEREQQHRAH from the coding sequence GTGGAGTTCGACGTCACCATCGAGATCCCCAAGGGGAACCGGAACAAGTACGAGATCGACCACGAGACCGGCCGCATCCGCCTCGACCGGATGCTCTTCACGTCCACCCGGTACCCGGACGACTACGGCTTCATCGATGAGACCCTCGGCGAGGACGGCGACCCGCTGGACGCGCTGGTCCTCCTGGAGGAGCCCACCTTCCCCGGCTGCGTCATCCGCTGCCGCGCGCTGGGCATGTTCCGCATGCGCGATGAGAAGGGCGGCGACGACAAGGTGCTGTGCGTTCCCGCGGCGGACCAGCGCGCGTCCTGGCGCACGGACATCGAGGACGTCAGCGAGTTCCACCGCCTGGAGATCCAGCACTTCTTCGAGGTGTACAAGGACCTGGAGCCGGGCAAGAGCGTGGAGGGCGCCCACTGGGTGGGGCGCGACGAGGCCGAGGCCGAGATCCGCCGCTCCTACGAGCGCGAGCAGCAGCACCGCGCCCACTGA